The following are from one region of the bacterium genome:
- a CDS encoding quinolinate synthase NadA gives MIQVSETEIKKELYARGDPSLTPLDIEAKAPLVAEILRLKAKHGVVVLGHNYMEPLVFNLSSRAEQGDSLGLSRYAAATDARYIIFNGVRFMAETAKVLSPDKCVLAADKTAGCTLADDFDPSEIDRLRELHPGAPVMIYVNSYAAAKAKCDICCTSANSEHIARALPGDKVIFVPDILFASNLAQDLKGVKEVIYPGQASGTRGAVCEVHEKFSREDLLAVRSQFEMPKGHPSRRVYAHWECRPEVLREADFYGSTTQIARDIAARVKDGTLERAFVASECELTSNLAAEFPTVRFWTACSVRCRFMAKITLEGVLRVLRAIDSGGALSEFEVSLDPAVIEAARLPIQRMLQYG, from the coding sequence ATGATACAGGTGAGCGAGACAGAGATAAAAAAAGAACTCTACGCCCGGGGCGACCCGAGCCTGACCCCGCTGGACATCGAGGCCAAGGCCCCGCTGGTGGCCGAGATTCTGCGGCTCAAGGCCAAGCACGGCGTGGTGGTGCTGGGCCACAACTATATGGAGCCGCTGGTGTTCAACCTCTCCAGCCGCGCCGAGCAGGGGGATTCACTGGGCCTGAGCCGTTACGCCGCAGCCACGGATGCCCGGTACATTATTTTCAACGGGGTGCGGTTCATGGCCGAGACGGCCAAGGTGCTGAGCCCCGACAAGTGCGTGCTGGCCGCGGACAAGACCGCCGGCTGCACCCTGGCCGATGATTTCGACCCCTCCGAGATCGACCGTCTGCGCGAGCTTCACCCCGGCGCCCCGGTGATGATATATGTCAACAGCTACGCCGCGGCCAAGGCCAAGTGCGACATCTGTTGCACCAGCGCCAACAGCGAGCACATCGCCCGCGCCCTGCCGGGGGATAAGGTGATTTTCGTGCCGGATATCCTGTTCGCCTCCAACCTGGCCCAGGACCTGAAGGGCGTGAAAGAGGTGATCTATCCCGGTCAGGCCAGCGGCACGCGCGGGGCGGTCTGCGAGGTGCACGAGAAGTTCAGCCGGGAGGACCTGCTGGCTGTGCGCAGCCAGTTCGAGATGCCCAAGGGGCACCCCTCAAGGCGGGTCTACGCCCACTGGGAGTGCCGTCCCGAAGTCCTGCGCGAGGCCGATTTCTACGGCAGCACGACCCAGATCGCCCGCGACATCGCGGCGCGGGTCAAGGACGGTACTCTGGAGCGGGCGTTCGTGGCCAGCGAGTGCGAGCTGACCAGCAACCTGGCCGCCGAGTTCCCCACGGTGCGGTTCTGGACCGCCTGCTCGGTGCGTTGCCGGTTCATGGCCAAGATCACCCTGGAGGGCGTGCTGCGCGTGCTGCGGGCCATCGACTCCGGCGGGGCCTTAAGCGAGTTCGAGGTAAGCCTCGACCCGGCGGTGATCGAGGCGGCGCGCCTGCCTATCCAGCGCATGCTGCAGTACGGGTGA